From the Polaribacter gangjinensis genome, the window TCAAGAGAAGTAATGTCAAGCTTGAAAACTTTAGCAAGTTTAGGAAGTATTTCCTCTGGAACATTGCGTTTTTTATTTTCAATCTTGGAAAGTGTTGATTGGTCTATATCAAGTGCTGCAGCAAGTTTTGTTAGCGTTAAGCCTTTCTCAACCCGCAAATTGTGAATGTATTCTCCAAATGTTTCTTTCATTACCTTGAATATTTTGCCTTGACAATTTTGTCAAAAATACTAATATTTATCTACAATCAGAATTCTTGAGAAGTTTTTTTTAGCTACGGATTATGTCAGAGCGGTGGCAAAAAATGGCTCTTTTGGTTTTTTTAGCGTTGGCTCGTGTGTCGGCAAAAACCAAATGTGCCATTTGCGGGTCGGCTTTTACACTGACGCACAACGGTTAGTATATGAAAAGTAGGCGATTACGAAGAACGTCAGTTTCGGCTAAGCACAAAGTTTGATACGAGCTTTGAAGCTCAAATTTAGCACTGTCTCGCCTATTTTTTATATACATTGTTGTAGCCAGTTTTTCTATCGGATTATTTTTTTCATTATCCATTCTACAGGTCCATTTTCTCTACTTTTCAGCCAATAAGTTGCAAAGAATACACATAAAACACTAAAAATTAAAGCATACGCAACTGAAAATTCTATTGGATAATTCCCCATTTTTTCTGGGTTAATTGCTTCAATAAGTCCCATACCAATTATTACGTGTGCAACATAAAAAGTTAGAGCTAATTGTCCCGTTTTATTTAGAGCCAAAAGTATTTTGTTTGTTGAAAATCTTTTTCCGATAATGATACAAGCTGATATTATTAATACGGAAATTGCAATACCATTAAACATATAAATTGGTAATGGTGGCATTGGGTTTGTTCCAATAATTTCTGATAATTCACTTGCTATTTGTTCGTTTCCTTCTGATAAAAATGAAATTGACACGTGTGATAAAATTTGAATTACAACAAAAGTAATTGAACTAACCAAAAATGCTTTTTTGATAAATCGGTCACTTTTCAAGTCTTGTTTGCCAAACCAAAAACCAAAAAGCATAAAAGCTGTCCAAGGTATTACTGGGTGAAAACCATTGAAGAATAGATTTCTAAAAAATCCATTAACTGTCCAAAAATCGAGATAATCTAAAGTGTCAAAATTCCAACCTGTTTCGTAATTCCAAAAGCCAATTAATAATGGATAAAACAGTATTAATGCAATTGCCGAAATTAAAATAGTTTTTTCATTGCTTTTTAGTAGAAGCAAAATAGCAAGCATATAAATTCCATAAAAATGCAAAATGTCCGCTGGCCAAATTACTATATATGAAAGACCAACAATGAATAGGAACAATGCTCTTTTTGCAATTCTTATCCGAGCAGTTTTTAATTTTTGGCTGTCATTATTTTTCAATGCAGAATTTGTCATTAAAGCAAGTCCAACGCCTGCTAAAACCACAAAAGTTGCTGCTGCCTTTCCATCAAAAGCACTTGCAAATGATTTAACCCAACTCAATCCATTTTCGCCAAACACGATTTTAAAATTAACGATTATCATTCCGATAACTGCTAATGCTCTTGCTATATCAATTCCGATTATTCTTTCTTTCATTTTTCTGCCAGAAATTTAAGTTTTATACTGTCTTCATTGTCTTTTAATAAAAGAATGAGTTCATTCTTTGTCACTTTAATTATTCCAAATATTATTGGTTTGTTTGATTTGCTATCGCATAAATGAAGTGATTTATTTTTTAAATCCCATTTCCAAGTTCCGTTTTCCAATTTTCCTTCATCAACACTAATAAATGTTCCATCTTCTATAAAATTCAAATAGTCATTTTTTTCTGTCTCTTCGGGAGAAAAGGTAATTCCCCAATAAATATATCCTTCCAAATTCCATTTTTTACAGAAATCAAGTTTAGATTGACTTTTTGCATTTATACTTAAAGCTAAAATCGTTATTGTAATTGTAAATATCCTGTTCATTCTTAAAATTGGCTACAACGTGTTTGTGCATGGTTTGGTGCGTAAATTAAGAAATAAAACTAATAAATAAAAACAAGATTATGAGTAAACAAAAATTTTCCAAAGTGGCTAAAAGTAGCACTAAATTATGCACGGTGTTGGGC encodes:
- a CDS encoding helix-turn-helix domain-containing protein, whose amino-acid sequence is MKETFGEYIHNLRVEKGLTLTKLAAALDIDQSTLSKIENKKRNVPEEILPKLAKVFKLDITSLEKEFYSEKIAEMIYRVPDSTELLTLAEEKAKYYRLSKFKQGNLKF
- a CDS encoding DUF418 domain-containing protein, whose translation is MKERIIGIDIARALAVIGMIIVNFKIVFGENGLSWVKSFASAFDGKAAATFVVLAGVGLALMTNSALKNNDSQKLKTARIRIAKRALFLFIVGLSYIVIWPADILHFYGIYMLAILLLLKSNEKTILISAIALILFYPLLIGFWNYETGWNFDTLDYLDFWTVNGFFRNLFFNGFHPVIPWTAFMLFGFWFGKQDLKSDRFIKKAFLVSSITFVVIQILSHVSISFLSEGNEQIASELSEIIGTNPMPPLPIYMFNGIAISVLIISACIIIGKRFSTNKILLALNKTGQLALTFYVAHVIIGMGLIEAINPEKMGNYPIEFSVAYALIFSVLCVFFATYWLKSRENGPVEWIMKKIIR